The genomic region AAGGCGACTCTACCCTTAGGGTCTGCTTTAGTTGTATAATGGCCGATAAGCATAAAGATTCACCACTTTCCCCCACTTTTTTCCACTTTGATATAGTTTTAGTATGTTTTCACGACCATGTCAACACAAAGAAAGAGCGAAGAAGAATACCAAAATTAGCAGATTTTTGAAGTGTTGTGGAAGATGACGAAAAAGATTAATGAGCCAGCGGGCGGAAGTTAATTTCCAGTACTGAATCAAATGCCGCAGCCAGTTTTTGGAGAAAATGCACGCTGGGATTTCCCCGACCAGTTTCCAGGCGGGAAATAACTGACTGCTTTGTTTTTAATTTAGCCGCCAGTTTTCTCTGAGTAATTCCTTTTTTCATTCTAGCTTCAATCATCGCCCGAATGACGGTAAATTCCGGCTGAAGTTTTTCGTACTCACGACGGAATTCAGGATTTTTTAAATCTTCCTGAAGTACTTTTTTAAAACTAATTAATTTTAATTTAGCCATATAGCATATATGCTATATTATTTGTTTAACTCTGTCAAGTGCTACCTTAATCTCCCTTGGAGGAATCTTTTGCGACTTTTTCTTGAAAAGATGAACTAAATAATAATTGCCTTTAACAAAGGTGTAAAAAATTCTGTAAGAATCTTGACCTCTAATTCTTAATTCGAATAAATTTGCTTTTATTTTCTTACATAGTGGTGGCTTAATAAAAGGTCCATACTTTTCCAGAAAACCGATTGCAGATTCAATTCTAGATCTATCTTTTATCGACAATTTTACAAGATCTTTGTAAACCTTAACTAATAGAATTGCTCTCCAGGGCATCAAATAATTGTAACACTTTTAAATCTTGAGTTTTTCGACAGCGACGCCGGCGAGAACAATTAACACACCGCCAACAATTTAAATTTCTGGCTCAGAGTCAGTTATTTCACCACTACGAAAGTGCCTAGACCGATGGCCGGGGCACTGATTTGGCCGTCAGTAAGAGCGGATTTTAACTCACTCCA from Candidatus Beckwithbacteria bacterium harbors:
- a CDS encoding helix-turn-helix transcriptional regulator, translating into MAKLKLISFKKVLQEDLKNPEFRREYEKLQPEFTVIRAMIEARMKKGITQRKLAAKLKTKQSVISRLETGRGNPSVHFLQKLAAAFDSVLEINFRPLAH
- a CDS encoding type II toxin-antitoxin system RelE/ParE family toxin — protein: MPWRAILLVKVYKDLVKLSIKDRSRIESAIGFLEKYGPFIKPPLCKKIKANLFELRIRGQDSYRIFYTFVKGNYYLVHLFKKKSQKIPPREIKVALDRVKQII